One window of the Shewanella litorisediminis genome contains the following:
- a CDS encoding alpha/beta hydrolase family protein, whose protein sequence is MSPLYPRLFLAGLLAAPATMAAPSHQITLDDFFDIANMGTVKLSPNGNHALWLEGRWNKDLDKSQNDLWQIDIKSRQPTRLTFTDESESSPVWSPDGQFIYFIGKEKRDDAKAPYNGKAQVFRIPVTGGDAVPMTREAEGVSAFELAPNGASLYFLAHKDTKDKDHWAAMRSSHSAPQYGHGKRDTNPLYRLDLVNFRQELLLDDDKVVWDFSVSPDGNQIARITTEDNELVYLEGWSQVEVFDTANKQNRVLEDKAWREQAASPYGWLEGLAWHSDSKRLAFRIDFDGHPGRLFVVNTLGKGQMELSRRGKATLNGADIQWRPGSDEICYRVADAARVKLQCTEIDGLQQEDTRTLIEGDTVIGSYSFNSRGSQVAFSHNGLDHFTDLFVADANSKRASANRLTDINPQSADWQLPQISIYKWQAPDGTEVEGILELPFGWDKSKGKLPLVVQIHGGPTAATPYSLQHRSYGRASFPAQGWALLSPNYRGSTGYGDKFLTDLVGREHDIEVKDILSGVDKLIADGIVDGDKLAVMGWSNGGYLTNALISTTDRFKAASSGAGVFDQRLQWILEDTPGHVVNFMEGLPWEKPDAYNHGSSLTHADKIKTPTLIHIGEKDARVPLGHAQGLYRALHNYLGVPVELVVYPGEGHGLSKYQHRKAKMEWDLKWFNYYVLGIEP, encoded by the coding sequence ATGTCACCGCTTTACCCACGCCTCTTTTTAGCCGGTTTGTTGGCTGCACCAGCCACCATGGCCGCACCAAGCCACCAGATCACCCTGGATGATTTTTTCGATATCGCCAACATGGGCACGGTTAAGCTAAGCCCCAATGGCAACCATGCGCTGTGGCTCGAAGGCCGTTGGAACAAAGACCTGGATAAGAGCCAGAATGACCTCTGGCAAATCGATATCAAGAGTCGTCAGCCAACGCGGCTCACCTTCACCGACGAGAGCGAGTCCAGCCCCGTGTGGAGCCCGGACGGCCAGTTCATCTACTTTATCGGCAAAGAAAAACGTGACGACGCCAAGGCGCCATACAATGGCAAGGCGCAGGTGTTCCGTATTCCCGTGACCGGCGGCGACGCCGTGCCCATGACCCGGGAAGCCGAAGGGGTCTCGGCCTTTGAGTTGGCCCCCAACGGCGCCAGCCTGTATTTTCTCGCCCACAAAGACACCAAAGACAAAGACCACTGGGCTGCCATGCGTTCCAGCCACAGTGCCCCCCAGTATGGTCACGGCAAGCGCGACACCAATCCGCTGTACAGGTTGGATCTGGTGAACTTCCGCCAGGAGCTCTTGCTGGACGATGACAAGGTGGTATGGGATTTCAGTGTCAGCCCCGATGGCAACCAAATCGCCCGCATCACCACCGAAGACAATGAACTCGTCTATCTCGAAGGCTGGTCGCAGGTGGAAGTGTTCGACACTGCCAATAAGCAAAACCGGGTGCTGGAAGACAAGGCCTGGCGCGAGCAGGCGGCTTCTCCCTATGGCTGGCTCGAAGGGCTGGCCTGGCACAGCGACAGCAAACGCCTGGCGTTTCGTATCGATTTTGATGGCCACCCCGGCCGCTTGTTTGTGGTCAACACCCTTGGCAAGGGCCAAATGGAGCTGAGTCGCCGCGGCAAAGCCACCCTCAACGGCGCCGATATCCAGTGGCGTCCCGGCAGCGATGAGATCTGTTACCGGGTGGCCGATGCTGCCAGAGTCAAATTGCAGTGCACCGAAATCGATGGACTGCAACAGGAAGATACCCGCACCCTGATTGAAGGGGATACTGTCATTGGCAGCTACAGCTTCAACAGCCGTGGCTCTCAGGTGGCATTCAGCCACAATGGTTTGGATCATTTCACCGATCTCTTCGTGGCCGACGCCAACAGCAAGCGGGCCTCGGCAAACCGTCTGACCGACATCAACCCACAGAGCGCCGACTGGCAACTGCCACAAATCAGCATCTACAAATGGCAGGCGCCGGACGGCACTGAGGTGGAAGGCATTCTGGAACTGCCCTTTGGCTGGGATAAATCCAAAGGCAAGCTGCCACTGGTGGTGCAAATCCACGGCGGCCCCACCGCCGCTACGCCTTACTCGCTGCAACACCGCAGCTACGGCCGCGCCAGCTTCCCGGCTCAGGGCTGGGCACTCTTGTCACCCAACTACCGTGGCTCCACCGGCTATGGCGATAAGTTCCTCACCGACCTGGTTGGCCGCGAACACGATATCGAAGTCAAAGACATACTCTCGGGCGTCGATAAGCTGATTGCCGACGGCATAGTGGACGGCGACAAGCTGGCGGTGATGGGCTGGTCCAACGGTGGCTACCTGACCAACGCCCTTATCAGCACCACCGACCGTTTCAAGGCCGCCAGCTCAGGTGCCGGGGTGTTCGACCAGCGTCTGCAGTGGATATTGGAAGACACACCAGGCCACGTGGTCAATTTTATGGAAGGCCTGCCCTGGGAAAAGCCCGATGCCTACAACCATGGCTCATCCCTGACCCACGCCGATAAAATCAAAACCCCAACATTAATCCACATCGGCGAGAAGGATGCGCGGGTACCCCTGGGCCATGCTCAGGGCCTGTACCGGGCACTGCATAACTATCTGGGCGTACCTGTGGAACTGGTGGTCTATCCCGGCGAGGGCCATGGCCTGTCCAAGTATCAGCACCGCAAAGCCAAGATGGAGTGGGATTTGAAGTGGTTTAACTATTACGTTTTGGGAATAGAGCCCTGA
- a CDS encoding YSC84-related protein — MKSFKHLLLATLMLLGIGQAFAAEDDAKYQEALATFKQASETHRFFDNAYGYALFPTIGKGGIGIGAAYGKGRVYRQGAYVGDSSMTQVSIGFQLGGQAYSEIIFFKDEKAFSDFTSGSFEFSGQASAVAINVGANAQAGTTGNSAGAGQAGGAQNATAAYINGMTVFTAAKGGLMFEAALAGQSFTFEGK; from the coding sequence ATGAAATCATTCAAGCATTTGCTGCTTGCCACTCTGATGCTGCTGGGCATTGGACAAGCCTTCGCCGCAGAGGATGACGCCAAATATCAGGAGGCGCTGGCCACCTTTAAACAGGCCAGCGAAACCCACAGGTTTTTCGATAACGCCTATGGCTATGCCCTCTTCCCCACCATAGGCAAAGGCGGTATCGGTATAGGCGCAGCCTACGGCAAAGGCCGGGTTTATCGTCAGGGTGCCTATGTGGGCGACTCCAGCATGACCCAGGTGTCCATTGGCTTCCAACTGGGGGGCCAGGCCTACAGCGAAATCATTTTCTTTAAAGACGAGAAGGCTTTCAGCGACTTTACCAGCGGCAGCTTTGAGTTCAGTGGTCAGGCGTCCGCCGTGGCCATTAACGTGGGCGCCAATGCCCAGGCAGGCACCACGGGCAACTCGGCCGGAGCCGGTCAGGCCGGCGGCGCCCAGAATGCCACTGCTGCCTATATCAATGGCATGACTGTGTTTACGGCAGCCAAGGGCGGGCTGATGTTTGAGGCCGCACTGGCGGGTCAGTCATTCACCTTCGAAGGCAAGTAG
- a CDS encoding acyltransferase family protein: MRKQQLEFTYMRAIAILWIVAGHSIYNSGAGFPLPLENLVRGGTALFVFISGYFYHRIFHPRMVYKEFMVSKVRNVLLPFLWVSLVGLVMLATQWSLMYDRPLSEVAKGIYYTVRNGYVLYPHWYIPFILAVFAISPVFSAYIRMSNAARWTLLVLSCVIALLIHRPIGNINVLHSVVYFTPFYLMGILYSAHEEWLKERAVPLLCLALLGTLISLYMQTYVQGHVGNYHKEALSWGGVDWQFVQKFSLVILAVGLCLWLSQQSLSERTQKSLNALAEMSFAIFFIHPLFSILFGVITGLLRFKLAPGNMWASLGLSIGIFVFLLVGSVLTANAIKARLGDRSRSYIGW; encoded by the coding sequence ATGCGAAAACAACAACTTGAATTTACCTACATGCGCGCCATCGCCATTTTGTGGATAGTGGCCGGACACAGCATTTACAACTCGGGTGCCGGGTTTCCATTGCCGCTGGAAAATCTGGTTCGGGGCGGAACCGCCTTGTTTGTGTTTATCTCGGGCTACTTTTATCACCGGATTTTTCATCCGCGCATGGTGTACAAAGAATTTATGGTCAGCAAGGTGCGCAACGTGCTGCTGCCATTTTTATGGGTGTCGCTGGTGGGCCTTGTCATGCTCGCGACCCAGTGGAGCCTGATGTACGACAGGCCCCTGTCTGAGGTTGCCAAGGGCATCTATTACACGGTGCGCAATGGGTATGTGCTTTACCCCCATTGGTACATTCCCTTTATTCTGGCGGTATTTGCCATCTCTCCGGTGTTTTCTGCCTATATCCGCATGAGCAATGCCGCGCGCTGGACCCTGCTGGTGCTGAGCTGTGTGATAGCCCTGCTTATCCACCGTCCCATCGGCAACATCAATGTGCTGCATTCCGTGGTGTATTTCACCCCCTTCTATCTGATGGGGATTTTGTATTCGGCCCATGAAGAGTGGCTCAAAGAAAGAGCCGTGCCGCTGCTGTGTTTGGCGCTGCTGGGCACCCTGATTAGCCTGTATATGCAAACCTATGTGCAGGGCCATGTGGGCAATTATCATAAAGAAGCCCTGAGTTGGGGCGGGGTAGACTGGCAGTTTGTGCAGAAGTTCAGTTTGGTGATCCTCGCTGTTGGGTTGTGCCTGTGGCTGTCTCAGCAATCACTCTCCGAGCGCACCCAGAAGAGTCTCAACGCCCTGGCCGAGATGAGTTTTGCCATCTTCTTTATTCATCCGCTGTTTTCCATCCTGTTCGGTGTCATTACCGGGCTGCTGCGTTTCAAGCTGGCTCCCGGCAACATGTGGGCCAGTCTGGGATTGTCGATAGGGATTTTTGTATTTTTGCTGGTAGGTAGCGTACTCACCGCCAATGCCATCAAGGCAAGACTCGGCGATCGCTCCCGCAGTTACATCGGCTGGTAA
- a CDS encoding YkvA family protein, protein MNDTQYSDTGFWKKVKDFARQAGREVVEKALWLYYAAQRPETPTWAKTIIYGALGYFITPVDAIPDLTPLMGFSDDLGALAAALTMVAMYIDEGSRTRAAEKLEAWFGTDNSPS, encoded by the coding sequence GTGAACGACACCCAGTACAGCGACACAGGTTTTTGGAAAAAGGTGAAGGACTTTGCCAGGCAGGCGGGCCGTGAGGTAGTAGAAAAGGCGTTGTGGCTGTATTATGCCGCTCAGCGCCCCGAGACACCTACCTGGGCCAAAACCATCATCTATGGCGCCCTGGGCTATTTTATTACCCCGGTGGATGCCATTCCGGATTTAACACCTCTGATGGGGTTTTCAGATGATCTGGGGGCCCTGGCCGCCGCACTGACCATGGTGGCCATGTATATTGACGAGGGCAGCCGCACCAGAGCGGCCGAAAAGCTGGAGGCTTGGTTTGGTACAGATAATAGTCCAAGTTAA
- the speF gene encoding ornithine decarboxylase SpeF — protein sequence MNSLKIAASLSVRACFDTKREVVNVLTTDFCDVGAAVVSVTDVNNGIVDKIKNTGLNLPIFVSVCCEEAFPDDFCEAITGVFELCNAKTDFYGKQVETAVRRYQESLLPPFFGTLKKYVEMGNSTFACPGHQGGQFFRKHPVGRQFFDFFGETVFRSDMCNADVKLGDLLIHEGAPHDAQAYAAKVYNADKTYFVLNGTSASNKVVCNALLAPGDLVLFDRNNHKSNHHGALIQAGATPVYLETARNPFGFIGGIDSHCFDEAYLRDEIGKVATERVREARPFRLAIIQLGTYDGTIYNARQVVDRIGHLCDYILFDSAWVGYEQFIPMMKDCSPLLLELGPDDPGIIVTQSVHKQQAGFSQTSQIHKKDSHIKGQERYCNHKRFNNAFMMHASTSPFYPLFAALDVNAKMHEGASGRYLWREAVKAGIEARKLLLKKCKYIQPFIPTTVEGEPWQTFDTEKMADDLRFFEFEPGLKWHAFEGYEKGQYFVDPCKFLLTTPGINAETGEYEDFGIPATILANFLRENNIIPEKCDLNSILFLMTPAEDMAKMQHLVTQIARFEKLIDEDAPLSEVLPNVYRANRERYEGYSIRRLCQEMHDLYVSRNVKQLQKEMFRAAHFPRAVMNPQDANIAFVRGKAELVPLSEIEGQIAAEGALPYPPGVLCMVPGEVWGGAVQRYFLALEEGINLLPGFAPELQGVYLERTDNGRVQAMGYVLKR from the coding sequence ATGAATTCGTTAAAAATTGCTGCCAGCTTATCTGTTCGTGCCTGTTTTGATACCAAACGGGAAGTCGTCAACGTATTAACCACTGACTTTTGTGATGTGGGCGCTGCCGTTGTTTCCGTCACCGACGTTAATAATGGCATTGTCGATAAAATTAAAAATACCGGTTTGAATTTACCGATATTTGTTTCTGTCTGCTGTGAAGAAGCCTTCCCCGATGATTTTTGCGAAGCCATCACAGGGGTATTTGAGCTGTGTAACGCCAAGACCGATTTTTACGGTAAGCAGGTGGAAACTGCGGTGCGCCGTTATCAGGAATCCCTGTTACCCCCCTTCTTTGGCACCCTGAAAAAGTACGTTGAAATGGGTAACTCCACCTTTGCCTGCCCGGGGCACCAGGGTGGTCAGTTCTTCCGTAAGCACCCCGTCGGTCGTCAGTTCTTCGACTTCTTTGGCGAAACCGTGTTCCGCTCGGACATGTGCAATGCCGACGTGAAGCTCGGGGACCTGCTTATTCACGAAGGCGCCCCCCATGACGCGCAGGCCTATGCCGCCAAGGTGTATAACGCCGACAAAACCTACTTTGTGCTCAACGGCACCTCAGCGTCCAACAAGGTAGTGTGTAACGCCCTGCTCGCCCCCGGCGATCTGGTGCTGTTTGACCGCAACAACCACAAATCCAACCACCACGGCGCCCTGATTCAGGCCGGTGCCACACCCGTGTATCTGGAAACGGCCCGCAACCCCTTCGGCTTTATCGGCGGTATCGACTCTCACTGCTTTGATGAAGCCTACCTGCGGGATGAAATCGGCAAAGTGGCAACCGAGCGGGTAAGGGAAGCACGCCCCTTCCGCCTTGCCATCATCCAGCTTGGCACCTATGACGGTACCATTTACAACGCCCGTCAGGTGGTGGACCGCATTGGCCACCTGTGTGACTACATCCTGTTTGACTCGGCCTGGGTGGGCTACGAGCAATTCATCCCCATGATGAAAGACTGCTCGCCGCTGCTGTTGGAACTCGGCCCCGACGATCCCGGCATTATTGTGACCCAGTCGGTACACAAACAGCAGGCCGGTTTTTCGCAGACCTCACAAATCCACAAAAAAGACAGCCATATCAAAGGGCAGGAGCGCTACTGCAACCATAAGCGCTTCAACAATGCCTTTATGATGCACGCCTCCACCAGCCCCTTCTATCCGCTGTTTGCGGCGCTGGATGTGAACGCCAAGATGCACGAAGGCGCCAGTGGCCGCTATCTGTGGCGTGAAGCGGTGAAGGCCGGTATCGAAGCCCGTAAGCTGCTGCTGAAAAAGTGCAAGTACATTCAGCCCTTTATCCCCACCACTGTGGAAGGTGAACCCTGGCAGACCTTTGATACCGAGAAGATGGCTGACGATCTGCGTTTCTTCGAGTTCGAGCCCGGCCTCAAGTGGCACGCGTTCGAAGGCTACGAGAAGGGCCAGTACTTTGTCGACCCCTGTAAGTTCCTGCTCACCACCCCCGGCATCAACGCCGAGACCGGCGAGTACGAGGACTTCGGTATTCCGGCCACCATCCTTGCCAACTTCCTTAGGGAAAACAACATCATTCCGGAGAAGTGTGACCTTAACTCCATCCTGTTCCTCATGACCCCCGCCGAGGACATGGCAAAGATGCAGCATCTGGTGACCCAGATTGCCCGCTTCGAGAAGCTGATTGACGAAGACGCGCCCTTAAGCGAAGTGCTGCCCAACGTCTATCGCGCCAACCGCGAGCGTTATGAAGGTTACAGCATCCGCCGCCTGTGCCAGGAAATGCACGACCTCTATGTCAGCCGCAACGTGAAGCAGCTGCAAAAAGAGATGTTCCGGGCGGCTCACTTCCCCAGGGCGGTGATGAATCCACAGGACGCCAATATCGCCTTTGTACGTGGTAAGGCCGAGCTGGTGCCACTCAGTGAAATCGAAGGCCAGATTGCGGCCGAGGGTGCCCTGCCTTATCCACCCGGCGTGCTCTGTATGGTGCCGGGGGAAGTCTGGGGCGGCGCGGTACAGCGCTACTTCCTGGCGCTGGAAGAAGGCATCAACCTGCTGCCGGGCTTCGCCCCCGAACTGCAGGGTGTGTATCTGGAACGCACCGATAACGGCCGGGTACAGGCCATGGGTTACGTACTTAAACGCTGA
- the potE gene encoding putrescine-ornithine antiporter: MSKSNNKIGVVQLTILTIVNMMGSGIIMLPTQLAQVGTISVLSWLVTAAGSTALAYAFAKCGMFSKKSGGMGGYAEYAFGRSGNFMANYTYAVSLLIANVAIAISAVGYGAVLFDVELTPIATCLATIGVLWLATVANFGGARITGQVSSITVWGIILPVIGVSIIGWFWFDFDLYKSAWNPHDLPFFQALGGSIAMTLWAFLGLESACANSEAVENPEKNVPIAVMGGTLGAALIYIISTNVIAGIVPNGELALSNAPFGLAFAQMFNPTIGAIVMACAIISCTGSLLGWQFTIAQVFKASADEGFFPKLFSKVTKTDAPVLGMLAIVSIQSVLSLMTISPSLNKQFEALVNLAVVTNIIPYILSMAALGVMQKQMKIPVSKARVANCMAVMGALYSFYALYSSGETAVMLGSIATFFGWTLYGVISKKNELRLQQA, from the coding sequence ATGAGTAAATCAAACAACAAGATAGGCGTGGTTCAACTCACCATTCTCACCATAGTTAACATGATGGGCTCAGGCATCATCATGCTGCCCACCCAGCTGGCCCAGGTGGGCACCATTTCGGTGTTGTCCTGGCTGGTAACGGCCGCAGGCTCCACGGCGCTGGCCTATGCCTTCGCCAAGTGCGGCATGTTCAGCAAGAAATCCGGCGGCATGGGCGGCTACGCCGAATACGCCTTCGGCCGCAGCGGCAACTTTATGGCCAACTACACCTATGCGGTCTCCCTGCTGATTGCCAACGTCGCCATTGCCATCTCGGCAGTGGGCTATGGCGCCGTGCTCTTTGACGTGGAACTGACACCCATCGCCACCTGTCTGGCCACCATTGGCGTGCTCTGGCTCGCCACAGTCGCCAACTTTGGTGGTGCCCGCATCACGGGTCAGGTGTCCAGCATCACTGTGTGGGGCATCATTCTGCCGGTGATTGGCGTGTCCATCATAGGTTGGTTCTGGTTTGACTTCGACCTCTACAAGTCGGCCTGGAACCCCCACGACCTGCCATTCTTCCAAGCACTGGGCGGCTCCATCGCCATGACCCTGTGGGCCTTCCTGGGGCTGGAATCAGCCTGTGCCAACTCAGAAGCGGTTGAAAACCCAGAGAAGAACGTGCCCATCGCGGTCATGGGCGGCACCCTGGGCGCAGCGCTGATTTATATCATCTCCACCAACGTGATTGCCGGTATTGTGCCAAACGGTGAGCTGGCTCTGTCCAACGCGCCTTTCGGTCTGGCCTTTGCCCAGATGTTTAACCCCACCATCGGCGCCATCGTCATGGCCTGCGCCATTATCAGCTGTACCGGCTCACTGCTGGGCTGGCAGTTCACCATTGCTCAGGTGTTCAAGGCCTCTGCTGACGAAGGCTTCTTCCCCAAACTCTTCTCCAAAGTCACCAAAACCGACGCCCCCGTGCTTGGCATGCTGGCCATCGTCTCTATCCAGTCGGTGCTCAGCCTGATGACCATCAGCCCCTCACTGAACAAGCAGTTTGAAGCCCTGGTCAACCTGGCGGTGGTGACCAACATCATCCCTTACATCCTGTCGATGGCGGCCCTTGGCGTAATGCAAAAGCAGATGAAGATCCCGGTCAGCAAGGCCCGTGTGGCCAACTGCATGGCGGTGATGGGCGCGCTTTACAGCTTCTATGCCCTGTACAGCTCAGGTGAAACCGCCGTGATGCTGGGCTCCATTGCCACCTTCTTCGGCTGGACCCTGTACGGCGTTATCTCCAAGAAAAACGAACTTCGCCTGCAACAGGCCTGA
- a CDS encoding porin translates to MKKSQLALLLPLLVGASAANAMELYNDNKNSLGLTGWLGFNALYDGDETAVNDNLSQLRFTFEREERNGWRAYAVTEWGVNIVSGNEDLVMQGGKLNAEKSGDFLNNRLGYVGLSHDHYGSLTFGKQWGAYYDVAGTTDLPNVFAGYSVGAYGFGDGGLTGTGRADSAFLYRNSFGPVSIALQYAAKNNGDISVTDSDGNQIDDAELSFDNSYGASVTWAVTDKFSLLAGMNRGDITGHIGNSQIDEANQIIGIGAMYGSYYHYADERKADGLYVGFNAHQSENNEQVNGDLYDATGAELMLAWQADNGFVPMAVLTYLDLDTDDSTPITGNWTRRFAMVGLHYRYSLDTVMFFEAKLDFSDMDDKSLEALEDNQFAVGINYFF, encoded by the coding sequence ATGAAAAAATCACAACTGGCACTGCTGCTGCCACTGCTCGTGGGCGCCTCTGCCGCCAATGCCATGGAGCTTTACAACGACAACAAAAACAGCCTCGGCCTTACCGGCTGGCTTGGCTTCAATGCCCTCTATGACGGCGATGAAACCGCAGTGAACGACAACCTGTCGCAGCTGCGTTTTACCTTCGAGCGGGAAGAGCGCAATGGCTGGCGTGCCTATGCGGTGACCGAATGGGGCGTGAATATCGTCTCAGGCAATGAAGATCTGGTGATGCAGGGCGGCAAACTGAATGCCGAAAAGAGTGGCGACTTCCTCAATAACCGCCTTGGCTATGTGGGCCTGTCCCACGACCATTACGGCAGCCTGACCTTCGGCAAACAGTGGGGCGCCTACTATGATGTGGCCGGCACCACAGACCTGCCCAACGTGTTCGCAGGCTACAGCGTGGGCGCCTACGGCTTTGGCGATGGCGGCCTGACCGGCACCGGCCGCGCCGACAGCGCCTTTTTGTACCGCAACAGCTTTGGCCCCGTTTCCATCGCGCTGCAATACGCCGCCAAAAACAACGGTGATATCAGCGTGACCGACAGCGACGGCAACCAGATTGACGATGCAGAGCTGAGTTTTGACAACAGCTACGGCGCCTCTGTGACCTGGGCGGTGACCGATAAATTCAGCCTGCTGGCAGGCATGAACCGCGGCGATATCACAGGCCACATCGGTAACAGCCAAATCGATGAAGCCAATCAAATCATCGGCATCGGCGCCATGTACGGCAGCTACTACCACTATGCCGACGAGCGCAAGGCCGACGGTCTTTATGTGGGCTTTAATGCCCACCAAAGTGAAAACAACGAGCAGGTGAATGGCGACCTGTACGATGCCACCGGCGCCGAGCTGATGCTGGCCTGGCAGGCCGACAATGGCTTTGTGCCCATGGCAGTGCTGACCTATCTCGATTTGGATACCGACGACAGCACCCCCATCACAGGCAACTGGACCCGCCGCTTCGCCATGGTAGGGCTGCACTACAGATACAGCCTGGATACCGTGATGTTTTTCGAGGCCAAGCTCGACTTCTCCGACATGGACGACAAGTCGCTGGAAGCATTGGAAGACAACCAGTTTGCGGTGGGCATTAACTACTTTTTCTGA
- a CDS encoding homospermidine synthase, whose product MTQPIKYVKAPGRILIVGFGSIGQGLLPLILRHIDISPKNICIITADDRGREEADKLGIRFIEMPLTRKNYQSELMPLLGKNDFLVNLSVDVSSIALIEFCQARGARYLDTCIEPWAGGYTDPSKSFAARSNYALRERVLALKDKYRGGPTAVVAQGANPGMVSHLVKQALMNLQQDILGTYIEPKSREDWAKLAHDLNIEVIHIAERDTQVAHQAKAMDEFVNTWSCDGFVSEGAQPAELGWGTHEKHFPRDGGRHEEGCGAAIYLKRPGATVKVRTWTPNYGHFHGFLITHNEAISIADFFTLKQEGKLVYRPTCHYAYHPCDDAVMSLHEFNGKNFQMQSRQRLMRDEIVSGMDELGVLLAGHKKNAYWYGSQLSIEEARALAPFNGATSLQVTSAALAGIVWALENPNAGVVESDEMDYRRNLEIMGPYLGPVVGEYTDWTPLYQRGELFPEDVDDDYAWQFKNVRV is encoded by the coding sequence ATGACTCAGCCAATCAAGTACGTTAAAGCCCCCGGCCGCATCCTGATTGTCGGCTTTGGCAGCATAGGTCAGGGCCTGCTGCCGCTCATACTGCGACATATCGATATCTCTCCCAAAAACATCTGCATCATTACCGCCGACGACAGGGGCCGCGAAGAGGCCGATAAACTGGGTATTCGCTTTATCGAGATGCCCCTGACCCGTAAGAATTACCAGAGTGAACTTATGCCCTTGTTGGGCAAGAACGACTTTTTGGTGAATCTGTCGGTGGATGTGTCTTCCATCGCCCTGATTGAGTTTTGCCAGGCCCGCGGCGCCCGTTATCTGGATACCTGTATCGAGCCCTGGGCAGGTGGCTATACCGACCCCAGCAAGTCTTTTGCCGCCCGCTCCAACTATGCCCTGCGGGAGCGGGTGCTGGCACTCAAAGACAAATACCGCGGCGGCCCCACCGCCGTGGTGGCCCAGGGGGCCAACCCCGGCATGGTGTCCCATCTGGTGAAACAGGCGCTGATGAACCTGCAACAGGACATTCTCGGCACCTATATTGAACCCAAAAGCCGCGAAGACTGGGCCAAGCTCGCCCACGACCTCAACATCGAGGTCATTCACATCGCCGAGCGCGATACCCAGGTGGCCCATCAGGCCAAGGCCATGGATGAGTTTGTGAATACCTGGTCCTGCGACGGTTTTGTCAGTGAAGGTGCCCAACCCGCCGAGCTGGGTTGGGGCACCCACGAGAAACACTTCCCCCGTGATGGTGGCCGCCACGAAGAGGGTTGCGGCGCGGCCATTTACTTAAAACGCCCCGGCGCGACTGTGAAGGTCCGTACCTGGACACCAAACTACGGCCATTTCCACGGCTTTTTGATCACCCACAACGAAGCCATCTCCATCGCCGATTTTTTTACCCTCAAGCAGGAAGGCAAGCTGGTGTATCGGCCCACCTGTCATTACGCCTACCACCCCTGCGACGATGCGGTGATGTCGCTTCACGAGTTCAATGGCAAAAATTTCCAGATGCAGTCGCGTCAGCGGCTGATGCGGGATGAGATTGTCAGCGGTATGGACGAGCTTGGGGTGCTGCTGGCGGGCCATAAGAAGAATGCCTACTGGTACGGTTCGCAGCTGTCTATCGAAGAGGCCAGAGCCCTGGCGCCCTTCAACGGGGCCACCAGTTTGCAGGTCACCTCGGCGGCGCTGGCGGGTATCGTCTGGGCGCTGGAAAACCCCAATGCCGGGGTGGTGGAGTCGGACGAGATGGACTATCGCCGCAACCTTGAGATCATGGGGCCTTATCTTGGGCCCGTGGTGGGAGAGTACACTGACTGGACACCGCTTTATCAGCGTGGCGAACTCTTCCCCGAAGATGTGGATGACGACTACGCCTGGCAGTTCAAGAACGTGCGGGTGTAG
- a CDS encoding methyltransferase family protein has translation MGKKMVAALTRYPLFLMLGLAAAAGISLLDGEPWLAGNGFLLLLGAALGLAGALLLLTAAGLFRRVGTTVDPTKSPDALVTHGIYGLTRNPMYLGMLLLLLAQVCLLGRGLALLSPLCFFVLMNAQRIPAEEAMVAARFGDAFTEYKARVRRWL, from the coding sequence ATGGGCAAGAAGATGGTTGCAGCACTGACCAGATACCCGCTGTTTTTGATGTTGGGCTTGGCTGCGGCCGCTGGTATCAGCTTGTTGGATGGCGAGCCCTGGCTGGCCGGAAATGGATTCTTGCTGCTGTTGGGGGCAGCGCTTGGGCTGGCAGGCGCCTTATTGTTGTTAACGGCGGCGGGCCTCTTCAGGCGCGTTGGCACCACGGTAGACCCAACCAAGTCCCCGGATGCACTGGTCACCCATGGGATCTATGGTCTCACTCGTAACCCCATGTATCTTGGCATGTTATTGCTGCTCTTGGCACAGGTCTGTCTACTGGGGCGCGGCTTGGCGCTGCTGTCGCCGCTGTGCTTTTTTGTGCTGATGAACGCCCAGCGCATTCCCGCTGAAGAGGCCATGGTGGCGGCGCGCTTCGGCGATGCCTTTACTGAGTACAAGGCCAGGGTACGGCGCTGGTTGTAG